From the genome of Bacillus oleivorans:
ATGTTTGCTCTTCTTGCCTGGAACGCTTCAAAGTTACTGCAAGAAGAAATTTCACGATACGTATTATAGCTTGGGATCCAAACTTCAATATCGTACTTTTTCGCTGCCGTAAATCCTAAATCAGCGGTACACATACTCATAACTCGATATGGAAGCCCTAATAATTGCAAAACCTTCTCCGCATGACCTGTCAGTTTTTCAAGTTCTTCATAAGAATCCTCAGGCCTCACAAATTTGACAAGCTCTACCTTATTGAATTGATGCTGTCTGATAAGCCCGCGTGTATCTCTTCCGGCAGACCCTGCTTCTGAGCGGAAACATGCACTGTACGCTGCATAATTAATTGGGAGATCGTCAGCACTCAAGATTTCATCCCGATGTAAGTTGGTAACCGGTACCTCCGCCGTAGGAATCAAGAAATAATCCTCACACTCGATTAAGAAAGCATCCTCTTCAAATTTTGGCAGCTGACCGGTTCCTGTCATGCTTGTCCGATTGACCATATATGGAGGGATCACTTCTTCATATCCGTGTTCTTCCACATGTAAATCTAACATGAAGTTCATTAAAGCCCGTTCTAGGCGGGCACCTAATCCTTTATAGAAAACAAATCGGCTTCCTGTTACTTTAGCTGCTCTTTCAAAATCTAAAAGATCCAAATCAGCTGCAATATCCCAATGCGGTTTCGCTTCGAATTCAAAGGCACGAGGTTCTCCCCACTTCCGGATTTCTACATTATCATCTTCTGTATCTCCAATTGGTGTACTTTCATGCGGGATATTCGGGATGGATAATAGTAAATTTTCTAATGTTTCCTCAACAGTCCTTAATTCTTCATCCAGCCCTTTAATGCGATCTCCAACGTCTCTCATTTCTGCAATGAGCTGATCCGCATCTTGCTTTTCCTTCTTAAGTTGTGCGATTTGCCCGGAAACCTCATTGCGCTTGCTTTTTAACTGCTCGGTTTCGACAATAAGTTCGCGTCTTCTTCCATCCAACTCCTCAAATTTCCCTAAATCAGTTAAATCTTCTCCACGTTTTTGAAGCTTTTGCTTCACTTCTTCAAAATTGTTCCGTAAAAATTTAATATCCAGCATTCTGTATTCCTCCTACAAGTCAATTGATCGGAATTAGCAGCCTAGCTATAAACGACCAGCAAAGATAAACTTCCAGCCAAACAAAAAACTCCCATCCCTATAAAAGGGACGAGAGCTGATTCCCGCGTTGCCACCCTAGTTGAAAGCTCGTGAGCTTTCCACCTTAATACGAATAACGGCCCGATACCGGAAAAACTTACTACGAATAATCGATTCGGTTTTTCACTCAAGGACGGATTCACATTACTTGCACACTGGTTCGCACCACCCACCAGCTCTCTTTAGAACAAAACAATGTTACTAGTTCCTATCAACGCATTTTACTTATTTGTTAATATTAGTAAATGTACTACAATTATAAACAGCTTTCAACTATTTATACAGATTTTTTATACTTTATAAAGTATAAATTGGCAGCATGATGATAAATCGGCGCAGTTGCCAATTTTAAGTGTAACTACGCCTAAATCTCGTCTTATGGCTCGCTATTGATTAGTTTTCTTTATATTCTTCAACCATTCCAACAAAATATTTGGTTAATCGAGGGTCATCGGTTAATTCAGGATGAAAGGAACACCCTAAATACTGACCTTCACGAGCCACAACAATTCGGTCATTATATTTCGCCAGAATTTCAACATCTTCTCCAGCATCAACTATATGTGGCGCTCTGATAAAGACAGCTGGGAAGTCATCTGCCACATCGACAATGGAAACTTCCGCTTCGAAGCTTTCTTTTTGGCGGCCAAATGAATTCCGTTCCACTGTTACATCCATCAGACCAAGATGAGGCTGGTCATATCCGACGATCTTTTTAGCAAGGAGGATTAAGCCAGCACATGTGCCAAACATCGGTTTCCGGGACGCTGCAAATTGGCGAAGAGGTTCCATAAGTTCGAATTCATCTATTAATCTTCTCATCGTTGTACTTTCTCCGCCTGGAATAATCAGGCCGTCCAGCTCAGCAAGCTGCTCTGCTTTTTTAACCTGAACTGCCCGTTCCCCACAAGATTCAATGGCCCGAATATGCTCCTCAATTGCACCTTGCAGTGCTAATACACCAATTGTAAGCATGATGAAAATTCTCTCCTTATCGGCTGCGGTCCTGCATTCTTTCTTCAGGTGCGAGGGTAGAAATCTCAATTCCTTTCATCGCTGTCCCTAGGCCTTTTGAAATTTTTGCAATTAACTCATAGTCTTGATAGTGGGTAGTAGCTTCTACGATGGCTTTTGCAAATTTAGCAGGATTGTCCGATTTAAAAATACCAGAACCAACGAAAACTCCATCTGCTCCAAGCTGCATCATAAGCGCTGCATCCGCAGGAGTAGCAACTCCGCCAGCAGCAAAATTAACAACCGGAAGACGGCCGCGTTTTTTAATTTCCAGTAATACCTCATAAGGAGCACCTAAATTTTTAGCTTCAGTCATGAGTTCATCTTCACTCATGCCTACTACTTTTCGAACTTGGGCATTTACTTTCCGAATATGGCGGACAGCCTCTACGATATTACCCGTTCCAGGTTCACCTTTTGTCCGTAACATAGATGCACCTTCACCAATTCGGCGAGCTGCCTCACCTAAATCACGGCATCCGCAAACAAACGGAACTGTATAATCCTTTTTATTTAAGTGATACTCTTCATCAGCAGGCGTAAGGACTTCACTTTCGTCAATATAATCGACACCCATTGCTTCAAGTACACGTGCTTCAACAATATGGCCAATTCGTGCTTTAGCCATAACTGGAATCGATACGGCATTCATGACTTCCTCAACAATGCGGGGGTCTGCCATCCGCGCTACTCCTCCAGCTGCACGAATATCTGAGGGCACCCGTTCTAACGCCATAACTGCAACGGCTCCCGCTTCCTCTGCTATTCTTGCCTGTTCTGCATTGACAACGTCCATAATGACGCCACCCTTTTGCATTTCGGCCATTCCTCTTTTAACTCTATCTGTTCCTGTTCTCATCTATGAAAGCCCCCTTAATGATTCATATGATAATGATATTATAAGTTCATCTTACACTATTATATAAGTGCTTGTCTTTTTCATTTATTTATTTATGATATATAAAATGTTGGTAAAAATGAAAAAACTCCCCCAAAAATGAAGGAGTTCCTATATTTTATGAAAACCAACCGGAAATCGTATCAACGATTGATCCAAATAATCCACTAAAGAAATCTCCAATTCCTCTTAGCATTAATACAAACCAATTAGCTTTTTCAACTTCTGAAGTTGTAACAACTGGAATTTGGATAGACTCGTTACCTTCTTGTGTAATAAATCCAGTTGGACCTTCGCCTGTATATTCTAATGTTACATAACCGACCACTTCACCTTTTTTTACAGGAGCTGTCAGTGATTCCTTTTCTAATACAAGCTTTGGCTGGTAAAGTTCTTCTTCACCATTTCGTATCATTACAGAGATTGGCGTTTCAGTTGCAATTTCAACAGAATCTTCTTTTCCTTTCTCTACCGGAATGGACTCTTTTCCTTCTTCTTGATAGCCTTCAGCTACTAGTTCTACTTTATTAAAGTTTGAAAATCCATAGTTTAAGAGGGTTTCAGTCTCAGAAAAACGCGTTTCTCTTTCAGCAGTTTTCATAATGACCGAAATAAATCTGCGTCCATCACGCTCCGCAGTGCCTGTAATCGCATATCCGGCAAAATCAGTAGAACCCGTTTTTAAACCATCCATACCTGCATATTCATAGATTAACCCAGGAAGCATCCAGTTAAAATTCGTATATTCCCGGCCATCTCTGAACGGCAATTTCGGTATACTCGCCGTTTCTAAAACCTCTGGATAATCAGTTATTAACCGATACGCTAAACGAGCTGTATCTCTGGCTGACATAATGTTTTCAGCATTAACATCCGTTCCCTGCGGATGGTTACCGAGTAAACTAGAGTTATTCAAACCCGTTGAATTAACAAATTTAAAGTTTTCTAATCCTAACTCAGCTGCTTTTTCATTCATCAATTTAACAAAATTGGTTTCACTGCCGCTGATCAGCTCGGCTAAAGCTACAGTTGCCGCATTCGCAGAATGGATTGCCATTGCCTGGTATAGTTCTAATACCGTGTAAGCTTCACCTTGTGTTAACCCTATATTAGATAGGCCAGGTGCAGATGAAAGCTTATGAATATATTCATTAATAACGACTTCCTGTTCCCAGCTAATCTTTTTGTCGTGGATTGCCTCTAACACTATGTATTCTGTCAGCATCTTAGACATACTCGCCACACCAAGAGCCGTATCTGCATTTTTTTCATACAATACTTTTCCGGTTTCACCATCAATTAAAATGGCTGCTTCTGCTGTTAATCCTAATGGATCGGTTGCAGCTTGAGCTGTATGTTGAACACCAAATATAGACGTAAAGAGCGCCATCCATACGAGTGCAAAAATCATGGTGATTTTACTCGCTCTTTTCATAAAATTCCCCTCCAAAGCATCCTTCTAATTTCTCCGTTAAGTGTACCATAATTACTAGCAAAAAAATAGACAGAGTCCTAAGACCCTGTCCCTTGTAAATACTAGTGGGAAAGGAAAAGTTTGTGAAAAATAGGTCTTTATGCCTGGATGATTAAGAAGAGTAATTTGGCGCTTCTTTTGTAATTTGGACATTATGCGGATGACTCTCTCTTAATCCAGCACCCGTTATCTTAACAAACTTTGTCTTTTCTCGCAGTTCCTCTAAATTCTTTGTTCCGCAGTAACCCATTCCAGAACGGATTCCTCCGATCAATTGGAAAATGGTATCACTTAGAGGACCTTTATAAGGAACTCTTCCTTCAATTCCTTCTGGAACAAACTTTTTCTGATCTTCTTGGAAGTATCGATCCTTCGAACCTTTTTCCATGGCTCCCACAGAGCCCATACCACGGTATACTTTAAAGCGGCGTCCCTGATAGATTTCCGTTTCGCCAGGGCTTTCAGAAAGACC
Proteins encoded in this window:
- the serS gene encoding serine--tRNA ligase, whose protein sequence is MLDIKFLRNNFEEVKQKLQKRGEDLTDLGKFEELDGRRRELIVETEQLKSKRNEVSGQIAQLKKEKQDADQLIAEMRDVGDRIKGLDEELRTVEETLENLLLSIPNIPHESTPIGDTEDDNVEIRKWGEPRAFEFEAKPHWDIAADLDLLDFERAAKVTGSRFVFYKGLGARLERALMNFMLDLHVEEHGYEEVIPPYMVNRTSMTGTGQLPKFEEDAFLIECEDYFLIPTAEVPVTNLHRDEILSADDLPINYAAYSACFRSEAGSAGRDTRGLIRQHQFNKVELVKFVRPEDSYEELEKLTGHAEKVLQLLGLPYRVMSMCTADLGFTAAKKYDIEVWIPSYNTYREISSCSNFEAFQARRANIRFRRDAKGKPEHVHTLNGSGLAIGRTVAAILENYQQPDGSVVIPEVLRPYMRNKEVISK
- the pdxT gene encoding pyridoxal 5'-phosphate synthase glutaminase subunit PdxT — encoded protein: MLTIGVLALQGAIEEHIRAIESCGERAVQVKKAEQLAELDGLIIPGGESTTMRRLIDEFELMEPLRQFAASRKPMFGTCAGLILLAKKIVGYDQPHLGLMDVTVERNSFGRQKESFEAEVSIVDVADDFPAVFIRAPHIVDAGEDVEILAKYNDRIVVAREGQYLGCSFHPELTDDPRLTKYFVGMVEEYKEN
- the pdxS gene encoding pyridoxal 5'-phosphate synthase lyase subunit PdxS; this translates as MRTGTDRVKRGMAEMQKGGVIMDVVNAEQARIAEEAGAVAVMALERVPSDIRAAGGVARMADPRIVEEVMNAVSIPVMAKARIGHIVEARVLEAMGVDYIDESEVLTPADEEYHLNKKDYTVPFVCGCRDLGEAARRIGEGASMLRTKGEPGTGNIVEAVRHIRKVNAQVRKVVGMSEDELMTEAKNLGAPYEVLLEIKKRGRLPVVNFAAGGVATPADAALMMQLGADGVFVGSGIFKSDNPAKFAKAIVEATTHYQDYELIAKISKGLGTAMKGIEISTLAPEERMQDRSR
- a CDS encoding D-alanyl-D-alanine carboxypeptidase family protein codes for the protein MKRASKITMIFALVWMALFTSIFGVQHTAQAATDPLGLTAEAAILIDGETGKVLYEKNADTALGVASMSKMLTEYIVLEAIHDKKISWEQEVVINEYIHKLSSAPGLSNIGLTQGEAYTVLELYQAMAIHSANAATVALAELISGSETNFVKLMNEKAAELGLENFKFVNSTGLNNSSLLGNHPQGTDVNAENIMSARDTARLAYRLITDYPEVLETASIPKLPFRDGREYTNFNWMLPGLIYEYAGMDGLKTGSTDFAGYAITGTAERDGRRFISVIMKTAERETRFSETETLLNYGFSNFNKVELVAEGYQEEGKESIPVEKGKEDSVEIATETPISVMIRNGEEELYQPKLVLEKESLTAPVKKGEVVGYVTLEYTGEGPTGFITQEGNESIQIPVVTTSEVEKANWFVLMLRGIGDFFSGLFGSIVDTISGWFS